A genomic stretch from Haloarchaeobius amylolyticus includes:
- a CDS encoding cytochrome C oxidase subunit IV family protein — translation MAHTRLYTAIYVVLFVLATVQALVEMMGFLESAYWTAFAVIMVLSLAKAVVVAGYYQHLRWEPRSVTALMLIGLLAALALTTAASYSIL, via the coding sequence ATGGCACATACCAGACTGTACACGGCGATATACGTGGTGTTGTTCGTACTGGCGACCGTCCAGGCGCTCGTCGAGATGATGGGCTTCCTGGAGTCGGCGTACTGGACCGCCTTCGCGGTCATCATGGTGCTGTCGCTGGCGAAGGCCGTGGTCGTCGCGGGCTACTACCAGCACCTGCGCTGGGAACCGCGCTCGGTGACCGCCCTGATGCTCATCGGCCTGCTGGCGGCGCTGGCGCTGACGACCGCGGCGTCGTACTCCATCCTCTAG
- a CDS encoding GNAT family N-acetyltransferase — protein sequence MHVREATESDVEAIRSVHAAAIRELGRETYSAEQVAAWAAGCETAEYEDISHEDCCFVVAEAEDEERPGILAFGSLWLTPPEGYERPADAEVTAVYVDPSVAREGVGSAVLAALEDRARETAGVETLGLTASTNAVPFYEAHGYESVRERTHEFSGHESTGVEGVVVEMVKTL from the coding sequence ATGCACGTCCGCGAGGCGACCGAATCCGACGTCGAGGCGATTCGCAGCGTCCACGCCGCGGCCATCCGGGAACTCGGCCGTGAGACCTACTCCGCGGAGCAGGTCGCGGCGTGGGCTGCCGGCTGCGAGACCGCCGAGTACGAGGACATCTCTCACGAGGACTGCTGCTTCGTGGTCGCGGAAGCCGAGGACGAGGAGCGCCCCGGAATCCTCGCCTTCGGCTCCCTCTGGCTCACGCCCCCGGAGGGCTACGAGCGCCCGGCAGACGCCGAGGTCACCGCGGTGTACGTCGACCCGTCGGTTGCCCGCGAGGGGGTGGGGTCGGCCGTCCTGGCGGCCCTGGAGGACAGGGCCCGCGAGACGGCAGGTGTCGAGACGCTCGGGCTCACCGCCTCGACGAACGCGGTCCCGTTCTACGAGGCCCACGGCTACGAGTCGGTGCGCGAGCGAACCCACGAGTTCTCGGGTCACGAGTCGACCGGGGTCGAGGGCGTCGTCGTGGAGATGGTGAAGACGCTCTGA
- a CDS encoding DUF7546 family protein has protein sequence MSSNTARSRLDALPSERVLWLGLLCALELLAVVSYFRFTSSELISVRYVLYPFVWINVGLLAVVATDPVPTSRRHRRLGIAVGIGYFLLLAWFAGLVSLVPAGHDHAAHASHGFSLAMPSPGWGPTLSYSGAVFQFSLVPFRVVGYLALSYLVYATVLDSLAASATGLVGLFSCVSCAFPLLSSLASGTAGSAAALATVYAFGVDLSTLVFVVAVALLYWRPGVPSRGGA, from the coding sequence ATGTCCTCGAACACGGCCCGGTCCCGGCTCGACGCGCTCCCGAGCGAGCGCGTGCTCTGGCTCGGGTTGCTCTGTGCGCTGGAACTGCTCGCCGTCGTGAGCTACTTCCGGTTCACGAGCAGCGAACTCATCTCTGTGCGGTACGTTCTCTACCCCTTCGTCTGGATCAACGTCGGCCTGCTGGCGGTGGTCGCGACCGACCCGGTTCCGACCTCGCGGCGCCATCGGCGCCTCGGCATCGCCGTCGGAATCGGGTACTTCCTGCTGCTGGCGTGGTTCGCGGGGCTGGTGTCGCTGGTGCCGGCCGGGCACGACCACGCGGCCCACGCCAGCCACGGGTTCTCGCTCGCCATGCCGTCGCCGGGGTGGGGGCCGACGCTGAGTTACAGCGGGGCCGTGTTCCAGTTCTCGCTCGTCCCCTTCCGCGTCGTCGGCTACCTCGCGCTCTCGTACCTCGTCTACGCGACCGTCCTGGATTCCCTGGCGGCGAGCGCGACCGGGCTGGTCGGCCTGTTCTCCTGCGTGAGCTGTGCGTTCCCACTGCTCTCGTCGCTGGCGTCGGGGACCGCGGGCTCTGCGGCCGCGCTCGCGACCGTCTACGCCTTCGGCGTCGACCTCTCGACGCTGGTGTTCGTGGTGGCTGTGGCGTTGCTGTACTGGCGGCCGGGGGTGCCATCTCGTGGCGGGGCGTAG
- a CDS encoding O-methyltransferase, giving the protein MAELHAEAVGGLIEWAGPAADEVLEAMTARAERDGFPTVGPEVGRALALCTRLSGARSVLELGSGFGYSAYWVARALPPDGRIVLTERDGALLADARAYFERGDLADRATFEQGDALDIAEARTDTFDLVVLDHDTADYVAGFEAARDLVAPGGAILVDNVAVYGDVLTPDGLLATLDGEEPPNDRTRVVAEFLTHLRQDDAFETYLLPVGEGLAVATRVQPSKE; this is encoded by the coding sequence ATGGCAGAACTCCACGCCGAGGCTGTGGGAGGACTCATCGAGTGGGCGGGACCGGCGGCCGACGAGGTCCTCGAGGCGATGACGGCGCGAGCCGAGCGAGACGGGTTCCCGACGGTCGGGCCGGAGGTCGGCCGGGCGCTCGCGCTCTGTACCCGGCTCTCCGGTGCCCGGTCCGTGCTGGAACTCGGGTCCGGCTTCGGCTACTCCGCCTACTGGGTCGCCCGCGCACTGCCCCCCGATGGCCGTATCGTCCTCACCGAACGCGACGGTGCCCTCCTCGCCGATGCCAGAGCCTACTTCGAGCGAGGCGACCTCGCCGACCGCGCGACCTTCGAGCAGGGTGACGCCCTCGACATCGCCGAGGCCCGCACCGACACGTTCGACCTCGTGGTCCTCGACCACGATACCGCAGACTACGTCGCCGGCTTCGAGGCCGCGCGCGACCTCGTCGCCCCCGGCGGCGCCATCCTCGTCGACAACGTGGCGGTCTACGGGGACGTGCTCACCCCCGACGGGCTACTCGCCACGCTCGACGGCGAGGAGCCTCCGAACGACCGAACCCGGGTCGTCGCCGAGTTCCTCACCCACCTGCGCCAAGACGACGCGTTCGAGACTTACTTACTTCCCGTCGGCGAAGGACTGGCGGTCGCTACCCGGGTACAGCCGTCGAAAGAATAG
- a CDS encoding DUF7571 family protein gives MRRPCQNCQAVIDEYILDKQLEPLRDLTVDDFNLCADCVTIVTDACVECSGAVYVPRSQTTTPDICPACRADLIEQTGQDPGWTRPSVSR, from the coding sequence ATGAGAAGACCGTGCCAGAACTGTCAGGCGGTAATCGACGAGTACATCCTGGACAAACAACTCGAACCCCTGCGGGACCTCACAGTCGACGATTTCAATCTCTGCGCGGATTGCGTGACCATCGTCACGGACGCCTGTGTAGAGTGTAGCGGCGCGGTGTACGTTCCCCGGAGTCAGACGACGACGCCCGACATCTGCCCGGCGTGTCGGGCCGACCTCATCGAACAGACGGGGCAGGACCCCGGCTGGACCCGTCCCTCCGTATCTCGCTGA
- a CDS encoding AAA family ATPase: protein MDVDQAHEDCNAVLDAIGNAVIADREFLETVLLGVVGRGHVLLEDVPGTGKTLTARSMASALGLSFSRIQFTPDLLPADVTGTHVFNEETREFEFQAGPIFANIVLADEINRAPPKTQAALLEAMEEGQVTVDGETRMLPQPFFVIATQNPVEQEGTFPLPEAQVDRFIVKSSIGYPDEAGEFELLQRRAGRVEQSPSIERVLTDDEVADLRQVPEDIRVDDDLLTYMTKICRETRQDGRVEIGVSPRGTQRLFESSRAYATMMGREYVTPDDIKRVAQPVLAHRLVLTPDAMVNNVEKREVIANVLDSVPVPTVE from the coding sequence ATGGACGTAGACCAAGCGCACGAGGACTGCAACGCGGTCCTCGATGCCATCGGGAACGCGGTCATCGCAGACCGAGAGTTCCTCGAAACCGTACTGCTCGGTGTCGTCGGTCGTGGCCACGTGCTCCTGGAGGACGTGCCCGGGACCGGCAAGACGCTGACCGCACGGTCGATGGCCTCCGCCCTCGGATTGTCCTTCTCCCGCATCCAGTTCACCCCCGACCTCCTCCCCGCCGACGTCACCGGTACGCACGTGTTCAACGAGGAGACCCGCGAGTTCGAGTTCCAGGCGGGTCCCATCTTCGCGAACATCGTCCTCGCCGACGAGATCAACCGTGCGCCGCCGAAGACCCAGGCCGCGCTCCTCGAAGCCATGGAGGAAGGGCAGGTGACCGTCGACGGCGAGACGCGAATGCTCCCCCAGCCGTTCTTCGTCATCGCGACGCAGAACCCGGTCGAGCAGGAGGGGACCTTCCCCCTGCCCGAGGCGCAGGTCGACCGCTTCATCGTGAAGTCCTCCATCGGCTACCCCGACGAGGCCGGCGAGTTCGAACTCCTCCAGCGCCGCGCCGGTCGCGTCGAGCAGTCGCCGAGCATCGAGCGCGTCCTCACCGACGACGAGGTCGCCGACCTCCGACAGGTCCCCGAGGACATCCGCGTCGACGACGACCTGCTGACGTACATGACGAAGATCTGCCGCGAGACCAGACAGGACGGCCGCGTCGAGATCGGTGTCTCCCCACGTGGGACCCAGCGCCTGTTCGAGTCCTCGCGTGCCTACGCGACCATGATGGGTCGCGAGTACGTCACGCCGGACGACATCAAGCGCGTCGCCCAGCCCGTGCTCGCACACCGACTGGTGCTGACGCCCGACGCGATGGTCAACAACGTCGAGAAGCGCGAGGTCATCGCGAACGTGCTCGACTCGGTGCCGGTACCGACCGTCGAGTAA
- a CDS encoding mechanosensitive ion channel family protein produces MIPLQQQSAFDPQQYVDPVVDAAVTVVLFVVVFAVLYVVGKSFATSTTRSALRRRGYDDTLVGLAVSTAGVVATVVAVALAATVAGFGVVLAAFATLAGALALAVGFAAQDLIANFVAGVFIIQDEPFEVGDWIEWDGNSGVVREIELRVTKLDTFDNELVTVPNADLAGTAVVNNVANETRRVTYNFGIGYGDDVELAREVIVEEGASIDGVLAEPAPTAPVTDLGDSAVVLQGRIWIDPDESSYGAVRTEFVERVKDRFDAEGIDMPYPNTELSGGLEVTNAGELQAVADD; encoded by the coding sequence ATGATACCACTTCAGCAACAGTCAGCATTCGACCCGCAGCAGTACGTCGACCCGGTCGTCGACGCGGCAGTCACCGTCGTCCTGTTCGTCGTCGTCTTCGCCGTCCTCTACGTCGTCGGGAAGTCGTTCGCGACCAGCACCACGCGAAGCGCCCTCCGGCGGCGGGGCTACGACGACACCCTCGTCGGGCTGGCCGTCAGCACGGCCGGGGTGGTGGCGACCGTGGTCGCCGTCGCCCTGGCGGCGACCGTCGCCGGGTTCGGCGTCGTGCTCGCGGCCTTCGCGACGCTGGCCGGCGCCCTGGCGCTGGCCGTCGGTTTCGCCGCACAGGACCTCATCGCGAACTTCGTCGCCGGCGTGTTCATCATCCAGGACGAGCCGTTCGAGGTCGGCGACTGGATCGAGTGGGACGGGAACTCCGGGGTCGTCCGGGAGATCGAGTTACGCGTGACGAAACTCGACACCTTCGACAACGAACTCGTGACGGTCCCGAACGCGGACCTCGCGGGGACGGCCGTGGTGAACAACGTCGCGAACGAGACCCGCCGGGTGACCTACAACTTCGGCATCGGGTACGGCGACGACGTGGAGCTCGCCCGGGAGGTCATCGTCGAGGAGGGCGCGAGTATCGACGGCGTGCTCGCGGAGCCAGCGCCGACCGCCCCAGTCACCGACCTCGGCGATTCGGCGGTCGTCCTGCAGGGCCGCATCTGGATCGACCCGGACGAGAGCAGCTACGGCGCGGTCCGTACCGAGTTCGTCGAGCGGGTCAAGGACCGCTTCGACGCCGAGGGCATCGACATGCCCTACCCGAACACGGAGCTCTCGGGCGGGCTCGAGGTCACGAATGCCGGTGAGTTGCAGGCGGTGGCGGACGACTGA
- a CDS encoding GNAT family N-acetyltransferase — MTGFRIRQATPADADDLARVYRSAYQENRELGFPAKAASVEESEVEQWIRDHWVLVAVAAADDAVLGGVRLEPTGPDRVKLSRLGVHEDWKGEGLGSDLVSRAETVVREGGYETIWLTTPGAHPYLPGFYRRRGYVETGEYPLEYRDYDEIIMEKQLE, encoded by the coding sequence ATGACCGGTTTCCGCATCCGTCAGGCGACACCAGCCGACGCGGACGACCTCGCGCGAGTGTACCGGAGTGCGTACCAGGAGAACCGCGAACTCGGGTTCCCGGCGAAGGCAGCGTCGGTCGAGGAGTCCGAGGTCGAGCAGTGGATTCGAGACCACTGGGTCCTCGTCGCGGTCGCCGCCGCCGACGATGCGGTCCTCGGGGGCGTCAGACTCGAACCGACCGGCCCCGACAGGGTGAAGCTCAGCCGGCTGGGCGTCCACGAGGACTGGAAGGGCGAGGGCCTCGGGAGCGACCTGGTCAGCCGGGCGGAGACGGTCGTCCGCGAGGGTGGCTACGAGACCATCTGGCTCACGACGCCGGGAGCGCATCCCTACCTCCCCGGGTTCTATCGTCGCCGTGGCTACGTCGAGACGGGCGAGTACCCGCTCGAGTACCGGGACTACGACGAGATCATCATGGAGAAACAACTCGAGTAA
- a CDS encoding DUF7519 family protein produces MTAEIDHRPARLSAMVALGAGAFAALAAILTASVGVLGGALGMLALAPGVVLGSRRLVHLGAVGLLAGLVFAGATGTAPSAELLMLVGTTATVLAWDVGQNAIGLGEQLGREAETTRAELAHIGGSAVVGTLTGGVAYAVYQVATEGQPVSALALLLLAVVILTTALRQ; encoded by the coding sequence ATGACGGCCGAGATCGACCACCGGCCGGCCCGGCTCTCCGCGATGGTCGCCCTGGGCGCCGGCGCCTTCGCCGCGCTCGCGGCCATCCTGACCGCCTCCGTCGGCGTGCTCGGGGGCGCCCTCGGCATGCTCGCACTCGCCCCCGGCGTGGTGCTCGGCTCCCGCCGACTGGTCCACCTCGGCGCGGTCGGCCTGCTCGCCGGGCTGGTCTTCGCCGGCGCGACGGGGACCGCGCCCTCGGCCGAACTGCTCATGCTCGTCGGCACGACCGCGACCGTCCTCGCCTGGGACGTTGGCCAGAACGCCATCGGCCTCGGCGAGCAACTCGGCCGCGAGGCCGAGACGACGCGGGCAGAACTGGCACACATCGGCGGGTCGGCCGTGGTCGGGACCCTGACCGGCGGCGTGGCCTACGCGGTGTACCAGGTCGCGACCGAGGGCCAGCCCGTCTCCGCGCTGGCGTTGCTGTTGCTCGCCGTGGTCATCCTGACGACGGCGCTGCGGCAGTAG
- a CDS encoding DUF58 domain-containing protein produces MSKSVTTDAEESTGRDEGSADSGHQPAAASEADAPGTDAVQTQRVITDTTEATNHWRGVAAVTLVAGAVGVITRQPALLLSAVVGVGYLAYARITEAPPVTLRITRELSDPAPDLGDEVTVTVRVTNDGSQMLPDVRLVDGVPEELSVKDGSARLGTALRPGETDSFSYTVTAKRGTHEFKTCEAIVRGWSGSEETHTRFRTGGDMVCTPSLEATIPVPLRKQASQYAGRVNTDIGGDGVEFHSTREYRRGDPLSRVDWKRYARTGDLATLLFREERAATVMCLLDLRKEAYVRRDEEGLHAADLGIDAAGRVFTALLDTGDRVGITALAPQSVWLRPGLGNEHRAKVEELFAHHPALSSEKPTGYFSVTLGVRNLRKRLPGDAQLVFFTPLCDDDAVQAARLLHAHGHKVTIVSPDATDRETIGQRIARVERRNRITELRQGGIRVIDWDPEEGLANALARGSRRWA; encoded by the coding sequence ATGAGCAAGTCAGTGACGACCGACGCCGAGGAATCGACCGGACGCGACGAGGGGAGTGCCGACAGCGGCCACCAGCCAGCAGCCGCCAGTGAGGCCGACGCCCCGGGCACCGACGCGGTCCAGACCCAGCGCGTCATCACCGACACGACCGAGGCGACGAACCACTGGCGCGGCGTCGCCGCCGTGACGCTCGTCGCGGGCGCCGTCGGCGTCATCACGCGCCAGCCCGCGCTTCTGCTCTCGGCGGTCGTCGGCGTCGGCTACCTCGCCTACGCTCGCATCACCGAGGCGCCGCCCGTGACCCTCCGCATCACCCGCGAACTCAGCGACCCCGCGCCGGACCTCGGCGACGAGGTGACCGTGACTGTCCGCGTGACCAACGACGGGAGCCAGATGCTCCCGGACGTGCGACTGGTCGACGGCGTGCCCGAGGAACTCTCGGTGAAGGACGGCTCGGCCCGGCTCGGGACCGCACTCCGGCCGGGCGAGACCGACTCGTTCTCCTACACCGTGACCGCCAAGCGCGGCACCCACGAGTTCAAGACCTGCGAGGCCATCGTCCGCGGCTGGTCCGGGTCCGAGGAGACCCACACCCGCTTCCGGACCGGCGGCGACATGGTGTGTACGCCCTCGCTCGAGGCGACGATTCCGGTCCCACTCCGCAAGCAGGCGTCGCAGTACGCCGGGCGCGTGAACACCGACATCGGCGGCGACGGCGTCGAGTTCCACTCGACCCGCGAGTACCGCCGGGGCGACCCCCTCTCGCGGGTGGACTGGAAACGGTACGCGCGAACCGGTGACCTCGCGACCCTGCTGTTCCGCGAGGAGCGCGCCGCGACCGTCATGTGCCTGCTCGACCTGCGCAAGGAGGCCTACGTCCGCCGGGACGAGGAGGGCCTGCACGCGGCCGACCTCGGCATCGACGCCGCCGGACGGGTGTTCACCGCGCTGCTGGACACGGGTGACCGGGTCGGCATCACCGCGCTCGCCCCGCAGTCGGTGTGGCTCCGGCCCGGCCTCGGTAACGAGCACCGCGCGAAGGTCGAGGAACTGTTCGCCCACCACCCGGCGCTCTCCTCGGAGAAGCCGACCGGCTACTTCTCGGTGACGCTCGGGGTGCGCAACCTCCGGAAGCGCCTCCCCGGCGACGCCCAGCTGGTCTTCTTCACGCCGCTGTGTGACGACGACGCGGTGCAGGCCGCCCGCCTGCTCCACGCCCACGGGCACAAGGTGACCATCGTCAGCCCGGACGCCACCGACCGCGAGACCATCGGGCAACGCATCGCCCGCGTGGAGCGACGTAACCGCATCACGGAACTCCGCCAGGGCGGCATCCGCGTCATCGACTGGGACCCGGAGGAAGGGCTCGCGAACGCCCTCGCCCGCGGCTCCCGGAGGTGGGCCTGA
- a CDS encoding DUF7269 family protein gives MKLRTILSVLGVAIAGVAFALVLFPQVAAGMSMGEAILVVLGVLALVQGVRIGASRLRTRYVQAETPDPEQSQELPTPGDEFDDLLREAGGDRRRMDSREQVATRLERAAIATIARTQSCSLSEARRRVESGEWTDDPYAAAFFTGELEGGSFLSRVDLFGGTRSQYHRWAVHAATEIARMSEEFDR, from the coding sequence ATGAAACTCCGCACCATCCTCTCGGTCCTCGGGGTCGCCATCGCCGGCGTGGCGTTCGCGCTGGTGCTGTTCCCGCAGGTCGCCGCGGGGATGTCGATGGGCGAGGCCATCCTCGTCGTGCTCGGCGTCCTCGCGCTGGTCCAGGGGGTCCGCATCGGCGCCTCCCGGCTGCGAACCCGGTACGTGCAGGCGGAGACGCCGGACCCGGAGCAGTCCCAGGAGCTGCCGACGCCCGGCGACGAGTTCGACGACCTGCTCCGCGAGGCCGGGGGCGACCGCCGCCGGATGGACAGCCGCGAGCAGGTCGCGACCCGGCTGGAGCGCGCCGCCATCGCCACCATCGCCCGGACCCAGAGCTGTTCGCTCTCGGAGGCGCGCCGCCGGGTCGAGTCCGGCGAGTGGACCGACGACCCCTACGCCGCCGCCTTCTTCACCGGCGAACTCGAGGGTGGGTCGTTCCTCTCGCGGGTCGACCTCTTCGGGGGCACCCGCTCGCAGTACCACCGGTGGGCCGTCCACGCGGCCACCGAGATCGCACGCATGTCGGAGGAGTTCGACAGATGA
- a CDS encoding DUF4129 domain-containing protein translates to MKQRNVGIVVVAICCVLAIAIAAGTLGETTQPGGSGGDASPVDADGVTTETNTQSGKTVTETTSQQQPPLRQECPSSKLPWWVGVGLVAVTAAVTGGMYRRYDGVVAIASFFVVAVVLASLSPFLFVCPSADTPQTERQGAPGETPDQNGEGDGSGSGTGSGADDRTQQTFDVPLLLLLGGVGILAVVLVGAWSVSRDDEEDDEDVFAEPPGEEDADPDPADTQDIATAAGEAADRIESDADVDNEIYRAWVEMTRYLPVDHPETSTPREFERAAVEAGMAPEDVRELTDLFETVRYGHEAATPEREQQAVEALRRIEAHEEGETR, encoded by the coding sequence GTGAAACAAAGGAACGTGGGCATCGTGGTCGTCGCCATCTGTTGTGTCCTCGCCATCGCCATCGCGGCGGGGACCCTCGGCGAGACGACCCAGCCCGGGGGGAGCGGGGGTGACGCGTCGCCGGTGGACGCCGACGGGGTGACGACCGAGACGAACACCCAGTCGGGGAAGACGGTGACCGAGACGACCTCACAGCAACAGCCGCCGCTCCGTCAGGAGTGCCCCTCCTCGAAGCTCCCGTGGTGGGTCGGCGTCGGGCTGGTCGCGGTCACCGCGGCCGTCACCGGTGGAATGTATCGGCGGTACGACGGCGTGGTCGCCATCGCCTCGTTCTTCGTGGTCGCGGTCGTGCTGGCGTCGCTCTCGCCGTTCCTCTTCGTCTGTCCGTCCGCGGACACCCCGCAGACCGAGCGACAGGGCGCACCCGGCGAGACCCCCGACCAGAACGGCGAGGGTGACGGCTCCGGCTCGGGGACCGGCAGTGGCGCCGACGACCGGACCCAGCAGACCTTCGACGTGCCGCTGCTCCTGCTCCTGGGTGGCGTCGGCATCCTCGCGGTGGTCCTCGTGGGCGCCTGGTCGGTGAGCCGGGACGACGAGGAGGACGACGAGGACGTGTTCGCGGAACCGCCCGGCGAGGAGGACGCGGACCCCGACCCGGCCGACACGCAGGACATCGCGACGGCCGCGGGCGAGGCCGCAGACCGCATCGAGTCCGACGCGGACGTGGACAACGAGATCTACCGCGCCTGGGTCGAGATGACCCGGTACCTGCCCGTCGACCACCCCGAGACGAGCACGCCCCGCGAGTTCGAGCGCGCCGCCGTCGAGGCCGGGATGGCCCCAGAGGACGTGCGCGAACTCACGGACCTGTTCGAGACGGTCCGGTACGGTCACGAGGCGGCGACGCCCGAGCGCGAGCAACAGGCCGTCGAAGCACTCAGGCGTATCGAGGCCCACGAGGAGGGTGAGACGCGATGA
- a CDS encoding DUF4129 domain-containing protein, with protein sequence MQREKAVPVVLALVCVFALAFAAATLVEPDRPGGGGSSVVNPNDDTATDRNGEDGSSSQRPLTEPGNLFFALNLCVPFLLSAEFFALVVVVTAAVWLYVQRTKDGFAATGLVGALGFPAFFLWLLLTNCNPKNDPEQLSIIPSDVTDPTEGVSSSLGLSQNPGNVTPEVALLILALVVAIVLLFLWVALRGDDEDPDEEELYEAEVASQSPRQRMAAVGAAAGRAADRLEDTTAVDNEVYRAWREMTTHLDVPDPQSSTPAEFAEAAVAAGMTREQVDELTALFEEVRYGGEAPTSDRETRAIDALRAIEAAHATGGSGSSPAGEDGATPGDD encoded by the coding sequence GTGCAGCGGGAGAAAGCAGTCCCGGTCGTTCTCGCACTCGTCTGCGTGTTCGCGCTGGCGTTCGCGGCCGCGACGCTGGTCGAACCCGACAGACCCGGTGGGGGTGGGTCATCGGTCGTCAACCCGAACGACGACACCGCGACCGACCGGAACGGCGAGGACGGGTCGAGTTCGCAGCGACCCCTGACCGAGCCCGGCAACCTGTTCTTCGCGCTCAACCTCTGTGTCCCGTTCCTGTTGAGCGCCGAGTTCTTCGCGCTCGTCGTGGTGGTCACGGCCGCGGTCTGGCTGTACGTCCAGCGCACGAAGGACGGGTTCGCGGCCACCGGGCTGGTCGGCGCGCTCGGGTTCCCCGCCTTCTTCCTCTGGTTGCTGCTGACGAACTGTAACCCGAAGAACGACCCCGAGCAGCTCTCCATCATCCCCTCGGACGTGACCGACCCGACCGAGGGCGTCTCCTCCTCGCTCGGGCTGAGCCAGAACCCAGGGAACGTCACCCCGGAGGTCGCCCTGCTCATCCTCGCGCTCGTCGTGGCCATCGTGCTCCTCTTCCTCTGGGTCGCGCTCCGGGGCGACGACGAGGACCCCGACGAGGAGGAGCTGTACGAGGCCGAGGTCGCGTCGCAGTCCCCGCGCCAGCGGATGGCCGCCGTCGGGGCCGCCGCGGGCCGGGCCGCCGACCGGCTGGAGGACACGACCGCGGTCGACAACGAGGTGTACCGGGCGTGGCGCGAGATGACGACGCACCTCGACGTGCCCGACCCGCAGTCGAGTACGCCCGCGGAGTTCGCCGAGGCGGCCGTCGCGGCGGGCATGACCCGCGAGCAGGTCGACGAACTCACCGCCCTGTTCGAGGAGGTCCGCTACGGCGGCGAGGCCCCGACGAGCGACCGCGAGACGCGAGCCATCGACGCGCTCCGGGCCATCGAGGCGGCCCACGCGACGGGTGGCTCCGGTAGCTCCCCGGCGGGCGAGGACGGCGCGACGCCCGGCGACGACTGA
- a CDS encoding class I SAM-dependent methyltransferase translates to MIDRTPAMPPTEDPDTPESDDAATATGTAGSADRFASTEPYYARYRPRYGDDPITYLVDRFDVDRTSRVLDLGCGAGQIAIPMAAHAGTVVGMDPNEAMLREARAQADAAGQANVEWVQGADGDLPGDIEQDSLRLTTMGRSFHWMDQPRTLDHLRDLLEPGGGVALLTDGEWLTHGTEDHWQAGVHALAAEYLDDIPERTGPVAEYDDPWDELLEAHGFTDVETVTFPYEREWDPDSVVGYVFSLSFCSPARFGDDRDAFETALRAYLRDHEAETFVQHGAVEVISGRR, encoded by the coding sequence ATGATAGACCGTACTCCCGCCATGCCGCCCACAGAGGACCCCGATACCCCCGAGAGCGACGACGCGGCGACCGCCACCGGGACGGCCGGCAGCGCCGACCGGTTCGCCAGCACGGAACCGTACTACGCCCGGTACCGACCCCGGTACGGCGACGACCCCATCACGTACCTCGTGGACCGGTTCGACGTGGACCGGACGAGCCGCGTCCTCGACCTCGGCTGTGGCGCGGGCCAGATCGCCATCCCGATGGCGGCCCACGCCGGGACGGTGGTCGGGATGGACCCCAACGAGGCGATGCTCCGCGAGGCTCGGGCACAGGCCGACGCCGCGGGGCAGGCGAACGTCGAGTGGGTCCAGGGGGCCGACGGCGACCTCCCCGGCGATATAGAACAGGACAGCCTCCGCCTGACCACGATGGGGCGGTCGTTCCACTGGATGGACCAGCCCCGCACCCTCGACCACCTCCGCGACCTGCTCGAACCGGGCGGCGGGGTCGCCCTGCTGACCGACGGCGAGTGGCTCACCCACGGGACCGAGGACCACTGGCAGGCCGGTGTCCACGCCCTCGCGGCCGAGTACCTCGACGATATCCCGGAACGGACCGGCCCGGTCGCGGAGTACGACGACCCGTGGGACGAACTCCTCGAGGCCCACGGCTTCACCGACGTCGAGACCGTGACCTTCCCGTACGAGCGCGAGTGGGACCCGGACAGCGTCGTCGGCTACGTCTTCTCGCTCTCCTTCTGCTCGCCTGCGCGCTTCGGCGACGACAGGGACGCGTTCGAGACAGCCCTGCGCGCGTACCTGCGCGACCACGAGGCCGAGACCTTCGTCCAGCACGGCGCGGTCGAGGTCATCTCCGGGCGACGGTAG